The Apibacter raozihei genome contains a region encoding:
- a CDS encoding YicC/YloC family endoribonuclease produces the protein MLQSMTGYGKSEVNTECLKISIEIKTLNSKSLDLFVRISPRYRNKELELRKIIGDQLLRGKVDFSIAIENLSADNNSRINLNTVQGYIANLEELNIEGSKLDFLKMAVRMPEVFTNQEVEISDAEWKLVIDCLTSTLQKVNEFRQEEGGSLEKVLQEYAHNILNLLTEIEKYETERIDGIRSKLQKQLLDLQVQFDEQRFHQELIYYIEKLDINEEKVRLKQHCKYFFEVMDTDFQAGKKLGFISQEMGREINTIGSKANHPEIQKLVVLMKDELEKIKEQINNVL, from the coding sequence ATGTTGCAATCAATGACCGGTTACGGTAAATCAGAAGTTAATACTGAATGTTTAAAAATATCTATCGAAATAAAAACATTAAATAGCAAATCTTTAGACTTATTTGTTAGGATTTCTCCCAGATATAGAAATAAAGAGCTTGAATTAAGAAAAATTATCGGAGATCAATTATTAAGAGGAAAAGTCGATTTTTCTATAGCTATTGAAAATCTTAGCGCTGATAATAACTCCAGAATAAATTTAAATACTGTACAGGGATACATTGCTAATCTGGAAGAACTAAATATAGAGGGTTCAAAACTGGATTTTCTGAAAATGGCAGTAAGAATGCCTGAAGTATTTACCAATCAGGAAGTAGAAATAAGCGATGCCGAATGGAAACTTGTCATTGATTGTCTTACCTCTACTCTTCAAAAAGTAAACGAGTTCAGGCAGGAAGAAGGAGGTTCTTTAGAAAAGGTACTTCAAGAATATGCGCACAATATTTTAAATTTACTTACTGAGATTGAAAAATATGAAACGGAAAGAATTGATGGTATCCGTAGCAAATTGCAAAAACAGCTTTTGGATTTACAAGTACAGTTTGATGAGCAAAGATTTCATCAGGAATTGATATATTATATTGAAAAACTGGACATTAATGAAGAGAAAGTACGATTGAAGCAACATTGTAAATATTTTTTCGAAGTTATGGATACCGATTTTCAGGCAGGAAAAAAATTAGGATTTATTTCTCAGGAAATGGGTAGGGAAATTAATACTATCGGCTCAAAAGCTAATCATCCTGAAATCCAGAAACTGGTAGTCCTGATGAAAGACGAACTTGAAAAAATTAAAGAACAAATTAATAACGTTTTATAA
- a CDS encoding metallophosphoesterase: protein MAKTLIGVLFFVSLIIEYYSYQSIKTLTSKKIFRRIWIAFSISSFLIIFVWSMYIDRNNRAQVQFLMGFFVLTYLPKLVLSSVLIIEDIYRFVFYIFKKTTKRAENHRENSSYYPDRRKAISTLGLGLASIPFFAVIEGIVWGKFDFRVRKITLSFPDLPDSFDGYKIAQLSDIHMGSFDIKDYNKIEKGIQLLNEQKPDIFFFTGDSVNNYADEIKPWLNLLKTIKSKDGKYSILGNHDYGIYVFGAENKSAQEKNIEKLHQYHSEIGWDLLMNKSVRLHKGDDTINLIGVRNWGAGGHFPKDGDLQKATEHINDGEFNILLSHDPSHFDHKIKQFPKKMHLTLSGHTHGMQFGVEIPGIIKWSPVKYQYPKWAGLYRENDRYLYVNRGFGFIGFPGRVGIWPEITLIELKKG from the coding sequence ATGGCAAAAACCTTAATTGGAGTCTTATTTTTTGTATCTCTGATTATAGAATATTACTCTTATCAGTCAATAAAAACACTTACATCGAAAAAAATATTTCGAAGGATATGGATTGCTTTTTCTATCAGCTCCTTTCTTATTATTTTTGTTTGGTCGATGTATATAGATAGAAACAACAGAGCTCAGGTTCAATTTTTAATGGGATTTTTTGTACTTACTTATCTTCCCAAGCTTGTTTTATCGTCTGTTCTTATCATAGAGGATATTTACCGTTTTGTTTTTTATATCTTTAAAAAAACAACCAAGAGGGCTGAAAATCATAGAGAAAACTCCAGCTATTATCCTGATAGAAGAAAGGCAATAAGTACTTTAGGGCTTGGGCTGGCCAGCATTCCTTTTTTCGCAGTTATTGAAGGAATTGTATGGGGTAAATTTGATTTCAGAGTGCGGAAAATAACCTTGTCTTTTCCGGATTTACCTGACTCTTTTGACGGTTATAAAATAGCTCAGTTATCTGATATTCACATGGGCAGTTTTGACATAAAAGATTATAACAAAATTGAGAAAGGAATTCAGTTATTAAATGAACAAAAACCAGATATTTTCTTTTTTACCGGTGACTCTGTTAATAATTATGCTGATGAAATAAAACCTTGGCTGAATTTACTCAAAACTATTAAATCCAAAGATGGGAAATATTCAATTCTAGGAAACCATGATTATGGAATTTATGTTTTTGGTGCTGAAAATAAATCCGCTCAGGAGAAAAATATTGAAAAATTACATCAATATCATTCTGAAATTGGATGGGATTTATTAATGAATAAATCTGTAAGGCTTCATAAAGGAGATGATACCATTAACTTAATTGGTGTCAGAAATTGGGGAGCCGGAGGTCATTTCCCTAAAGACGGAGATCTTCAAAAGGCAACTGAACATATAAATGACGGAGAGTTTAACATCCTTCTCTCCCATGATCCTTCTCATTTTGATCATAAGATTAAACAATTTCCTAAAAAAATGCATTTAACTTTATCGGGTCACACACACGGAATGCAATTCGGTGTTGAAATACCAGGTATTATAAAATGGTCTCCGGTTAAATACCAATATCCAAAATGGGCCGGGCTATATCGTGAAAATGATCGTTATCTCTACGTAAACAGAGGTTTTGGATTTATCGGATTTCCTGGAAGAGTGGGAATATGGCCAGAAATTACTTTAATAGAATTAAAAAAAGGTTAA
- a CDS encoding 3-oxoacyl-ACP synthase III family protein, translated as MLKSIIIGSGSYLPKKIVPNSSFEGITFYDENREPITKPTPEIIQKFADITEITERRYVDDPNVMNSDLAAEVGRLAVEDAGIDKEELDYIIVAHNFGDIDANERQVRIMPSISALTKHKMGIKNLQCRPYDMTFGCPGWNEGMILADQLLKARIAKKILVIGSETLSRTVDPYDRNCMIFSDGAAGVVLESREINEEIGILNHYTRSDNGDEVGYLITDTSLNPDYIGSKANIRMRGRKIYEYALTYVPQVIKKVIDEAGYSITDINKVLIHQANAKMDHAMLQRVFKLYGLGVNSIPEGIAPMTIQKFGNSSVATIPTMYDMMIKGNFLNQSLNSKDLVIFASVGAGMNINAILYRMP; from the coding sequence ATGTTGAAAAGTATTATAATAGGATCCGGTTCTTATCTACCAAAAAAGATTGTTCCGAACAGTAGTTTTGAAGGAATCACATTTTATGATGAAAACAGAGAGCCAATTACCAAGCCAACTCCAGAAATCATTCAGAAATTTGCGGATATTACCGAAATAACGGAGCGGAGGTATGTTGACGATCCTAATGTGATGAATTCCGACTTAGCCGCAGAAGTCGGCAGACTCGCTGTAGAAGACGCAGGAATAGATAAGGAAGAGCTTGACTATATTATAGTCGCACATAATTTTGGTGATATTGATGCTAATGAAAGACAGGTCAGAATTATGCCTTCTATTTCAGCTCTTACTAAACACAAAATGGGTATTAAAAATTTGCAGTGCAGACCGTATGATATGACATTTGGTTGCCCCGGATGGAATGAGGGCATGATTCTGGCGGATCAACTTCTTAAAGCCAGAATAGCTAAAAAAATATTGGTTATTGGCTCAGAAACATTATCCAGAACTGTCGATCCGTATGATCGTAATTGTATGATATTTTCCGATGGTGCTGCGGGTGTGGTACTCGAATCCAGAGAAATTAATGAGGAAATAGGTATTTTAAATCACTATACACGAAGCGATAACGGGGATGAAGTTGGCTATTTGATAACTGACACTTCGCTGAATCCTGATTACATTGGCTCGAAAGCCAACATACGTATGAGGGGACGCAAAATTTACGAATATGCTTTAACTTATGTACCTCAGGTAATTAAAAAAGTAATAGATGAAGCTGGATATTCAATTACTGATATTAATAAAGTATTAATCCACCAGGCAAACGCTAAAATGGATCATGCTATGTTACAAAGGGTTTTCAAGCTTTACGGACTAGGTGTAAACTCAATTCCAGAAGGCATTGCCCCAATGACTATTCAAAAATTCGGAAATTCTTCTGTAGCAACTATACCAACCATGTATGACATGATGATAAAAGGGAATTTTCTGAATCAGAGTTTAAATTCTAAAGATTTGGTGATCTTTGCTTCTGTGGGAGCAGGCATGAATATTAATGCCATTCTGTACAGAATGCCTTAG
- the ubiE gene encoding bifunctional demethylmenaquinone methyltransferase/2-methoxy-6-polyprenyl-1,4-benzoquinol methylase UbiE, whose translation MSNIVKPYNDTDSKKKQVEEMFDNISENYDFLNRLLSFKIDIYWRNQLEKKVIAFKPERILDVATGTADLAIEHAKKTQAKVTGLDLSQKMLDYGQVKVNKSGFKDRIKLIKGDAENLPFHEGEFDMVTASFGVRNFENLEKGISEMSRVLRDGGKLLILEFSKPSGFFAPFFMFYFKNILPGIGKLISGDSKAYTYLPNSVDTMPYGDKMTRLILKNGFKEAKFKKYTFGVATIYEGIK comes from the coding sequence ATGTCTAATATAGTTAAGCCTTATAATGATACCGATAGTAAAAAGAAGCAAGTGGAGGAAATGTTCGATAATATTTCTGAAAACTATGACTTTTTAAACAGATTGCTGTCATTCAAAATAGACATATATTGGAGAAATCAGCTTGAAAAGAAAGTAATTGCTTTTAAGCCGGAAAGAATACTTGATGTTGCAACCGGAACGGCTGATTTAGCTATTGAGCATGCTAAGAAAACCCAGGCAAAAGTAACAGGTTTGGATTTATCTCAAAAAATGCTTGATTATGGCCAGGTTAAAGTTAATAAAAGTGGCTTTAAAGATAGAATTAAGCTAATAAAAGGCGATGCAGAAAACCTTCCGTTTCATGAAGGTGAATTTGATATGGTAACAGCCTCTTTCGGAGTGCGTAATTTCGAAAATCTGGAAAAGGGAATCTCTGAAATGTCCAGAGTACTTAGAGATGGCGGTAAATTGCTGATTTTGGAATTTTCTAAACCTTCAGGTTTTTTTGCTCCGTTTTTTATGTTTTATTTTAAGAATATTCTACCTGGAATTGGTAAATTAATTTCTGGTGATTCTAAAGCATATACTTATCTTCCCAATTCAGTCGACACTATGCCTTACGGGGACAAAATGACCCGTCTGATTTTGAAAAACGGCTTTAAAGAAGCTAAGTTTAAAAAGTATACTTTTGGCGTTGCAACTATTTATGAGGGAATAAAATAA
- the porT gene encoding type IX secretion/gliding motility protein PorT/SprT, with the protein MSKKYVSPTMKKIVTFALLMLYFTGNAQFRTKEVLERYTDFDEQPFSWGYYLGANYFDLKLHPSEEGLEQSGRFLVNADTKAGFTVGLIGRMRVHDYVDLRLEPAMHFVQRDLIFHNVQKLIDQEVANGMTPSYTEQDIYRNVKSTYLDFPLFLNFHGDRWKNTRPYVQGGISWLINLQSNEKKEQDNYDQIFRMKTHNFSYQLEAGIEIYFKRFKMTPAVRGIFFFNNELVADNPGTPPYWAGALKSIHSRAFVFSVKFE; encoded by the coding sequence ATGAGTAAAAAATACGTTTCACCTACTATGAAGAAGATTGTCACTTTTGCGTTGTTAATGCTGTATTTTACGGGAAATGCACAGTTCCGTACCAAAGAGGTTTTGGAAAGATATACGGATTTCGATGAGCAACCGTTTTCCTGGGGATATTATCTGGGTGCTAACTATTTTGATTTAAAACTGCATCCGAGTGAAGAAGGGCTTGAACAATCTGGACGATTTTTAGTTAATGCTGACACTAAAGCAGGATTTACTGTAGGTTTAATCGGGCGAATGAGAGTTCATGATTATGTAGATTTACGGTTGGAGCCAGCTATGCATTTCGTGCAAAGAGATTTAATTTTTCATAATGTTCAGAAACTTATTGATCAGGAAGTTGCTAATGGCATGACACCTAGCTATACTGAGCAGGATATTTACAGGAATGTCAAATCTACATATTTAGATTTTCCTTTATTTCTTAATTTTCATGGTGATCGATGGAAAAATACCCGCCCATATGTACAAGGTGGTATCAGTTGGTTGATTAATTTACAGTCCAATGAGAAGAAAGAGCAGGATAATTACGATCAGATTTTCCGAATGAAAACCCATAACTTTTCATACCAATTAGAAGCAGGAATTGAAATTTACTTTAAAAGATTCAAAATGACTCCTGCAGTCAGAGGAATATTCTTCTTCAATAATGAATTGGTGGCAGATAACCCGGGAACTCCACCTTACTGGGCCGGAGCTTTAAAATCCATACACTCCAGAGCCTTTGTCTTTTCGGTAAAGTTTGAGTAA
- a CDS encoding cell division protein ZapA: MSQKVNIRVAGRNYPLVVQEDEEQVLRNAAKRLEEYVVRFEKNYSISEKQDALAMSALQLASELENLLKEKTKEQEEILLRIKKISNLVTE; encoded by the coding sequence ATGTCGCAGAAAGTAAACATACGGGTAGCAGGAAGAAATTATCCGCTGGTTGTACAGGAAGATGAAGAACAAGTGTTAAGAAATGCAGCTAAAAGATTAGAAGAATATGTGGTTCGGTTTGAAAAAAATTACAGCATATCTGAAAAACAAGATGCATTAGCTATGAGTGCTTTGCAGCTTGCTTCTGAATTAGAGAATCTACTTAAAGAGAAAACAAAGGAACAGGAAGAAATTTTGCTTAGAATAAAAAAAATTAGTAACTTAGTTACTGAATAA